A window of Streptomyces sp. SAI-127 contains these coding sequences:
- a CDS encoding DUF6233 domain-containing protein, translating into MFDDLPPDLERLRTLRVWHALWLNRIDAKIALLERRKAEAEHGRRTRPQTPEWVVEVGIGTGKPPVQVHAGTCHMIGSRRRPVSRDEARRLLADGLRACTHCQPDTQLHIIDLAARRPMCTPSAPAY; encoded by the coding sequence GTGTTCGACGATCTGCCGCCCGACCTGGAACGACTGCGCACCTTGCGGGTGTGGCATGCCTTGTGGCTGAACCGCATCGACGCGAAGATCGCCCTGCTGGAGCGCCGCAAGGCAGAAGCCGAACACGGCCGGCGCACCCGACCGCAGACGCCGGAATGGGTCGTCGAAGTCGGCATCGGCACCGGCAAGCCACCCGTCCAGGTCCACGCCGGCACCTGCCACATGATCGGCTCCCGCCGCCGCCCCGTCAGCCGCGACGAAGCCCGCCGCCTCCTCGCCGACGGCCTGCGCGCCTGCACCCACTGCCAGCCCGACACCCAGCTCCACATCATCGACTTAGCCGCCCGCCGGCCCATGTGCACGCCATCAGCCCCGGCCTACTGA